In Asanoa sp. WMMD1127, one genomic interval encodes:
- a CDS encoding alpha/beta hydrolase-fold protein encodes MREHWVELFSPAIGTAGSVVRYGHYGRPVLVFPSEQGRASDFAGNGMVGAVADLIDAGRVKLFCVDSYDAASWASRDLPLEERARRHGAFESWIVDQVVPFIHDDQGGDGADIAVAGCSMGAFHALNFACKRADLFPLAMCFSGNYDPSAWHGWGERGDAAYFNSPADYLGHLHGDHLDWLRTRLSVLLVCGQGQWEDTTGALDSTRHVAGLLAAKGIRHELDLWGYDVPHDWPSWRAQWAHHLPRFC; translated from the coding sequence GTGCGGGAACACTGGGTCGAGCTGTTCTCCCCGGCCATCGGCACGGCGGGTTCCGTGGTGCGCTACGGCCACTACGGCCGGCCGGTGCTGGTGTTCCCGTCCGAGCAGGGCCGCGCGAGTGACTTCGCGGGCAACGGCATGGTGGGCGCGGTCGCCGACCTCATCGACGCCGGGCGGGTCAAGCTGTTCTGCGTCGACTCCTACGACGCGGCCTCCTGGGCCTCCCGCGACCTGCCGCTGGAGGAACGGGCCCGGCGGCACGGCGCGTTCGAGTCGTGGATCGTCGACCAGGTCGTCCCCTTCATCCACGACGACCAGGGCGGCGACGGCGCCGACATCGCGGTGGCCGGCTGCTCGATGGGCGCCTTCCACGCGCTCAACTTCGCGTGCAAGCGGGCCGACCTGTTCCCGCTCGCGATGTGCTTCTCGGGCAACTACGACCCGTCGGCCTGGCACGGCTGGGGCGAGCGCGGCGACGCCGCCTACTTCAACAGCCCCGCCGACTACCTGGGACACCTGCACGGCGACCACCTCGACTGGTTGCGCACCCGGTTGTCCGTGCTCCTGGTCTGCGGCCAGGGGCAGTGGGAGGACACCACCGGTGCTCTCGACTCGACGCGGCACGTGGCCGGACTGCTTGCCGCAAAAGGGATCCGGCACGAGCTGGACCTGTGGGGCTACGACGTGCCGCACGACTGGCCGTCGTGGCGGGCGCAATGGGCGCATCACCTGCCGCGTTTCTGCTGA
- a CDS encoding alpha/beta hydrolase-fold protein translates to MGWVDGRLTFRYADPQQRLAGVRLAQHAGLPGDQLNFTYRDRAWILDVPAPAAWRLEYQFELRHLDGGREWVNDPDNPARVGGAFGDKSVLHRADYTEPLWLDLPAARGTWRELTVPAQTLGAKVTAQTWSPPGAGDRVLIAHDGPEFEKLADLGHYAAAMVGSGSLPPFHLVLLGPGNRDDWYSANNAYMAALTGPVLERLRAELGFTGKVTGMGASLGGLAMLHAQRRAPAAFGGLFLQSASFFRPRLDPQESGFPYFNRITRFTEPVVASAFAAHPVPTLLTCGTVEENLANNREMAEALARQGYPAELVEVPDGHHFTAWRDAFDPHLTRLLARSWGERSWSLGSWGPGPWRRGQSGG, encoded by the coding sequence ATGGGATGGGTCGACGGCCGGCTGACGTTCCGCTACGCCGATCCGCAGCAGCGGCTGGCCGGCGTACGCCTCGCGCAGCATGCCGGTCTGCCCGGCGACCAGCTGAATTTCACCTACCGCGACCGCGCCTGGATCCTGGACGTGCCGGCCCCGGCGGCGTGGCGCCTGGAATACCAGTTCGAGCTCCGGCACCTCGACGGCGGGCGGGAGTGGGTCAACGACCCCGACAACCCGGCCCGGGTCGGCGGCGCGTTCGGTGACAAGTCGGTGCTGCACCGCGCCGATTACACGGAGCCGCTCTGGCTCGACCTGCCGGCGGCCCGTGGCACGTGGCGCGAGCTGACCGTCCCCGCGCAGACGCTGGGCGCCAAGGTCACCGCGCAGACCTGGTCGCCACCGGGCGCCGGCGACCGCGTGCTGATCGCCCACGACGGTCCCGAGTTCGAGAAGCTGGCCGACCTCGGTCACTACGCGGCGGCGATGGTCGGCTCCGGCTCGCTGCCGCCGTTCCACCTGGTGCTGCTCGGCCCCGGCAACCGCGACGACTGGTACTCCGCCAACAACGCCTACATGGCGGCCCTCACCGGCCCGGTGCTCGAACGGCTGCGCGCGGAGCTCGGCTTCACCGGGAAAGTCACCGGGATGGGCGCGAGTCTCGGCGGGCTCGCGATGCTGCACGCGCAACGCCGGGCGCCGGCCGCGTTCGGCGGGCTGTTCCTGCAGTCGGCCAGCTTCTTCCGGCCGCGGCTCGACCCGCAGGAGTCCGGCTTCCCCTACTTCAACCGGATCACCCGCTTCACCGAGCCGGTCGTCGCGTCCGCGTTCGCCGCGCATCCCGTGCCGACTCTGCTCACCTGTGGCACCGTCGAGGAGAACCTGGCCAACAACAGGGAGATGGCGGAGGCGTTGGCGCGGCAGGGTTATCCGGCCGAGCTCGTCGAGGTGCCCGACGGGCACCACTTCACCGCCTGGCGGGACGCGTTCGACCCGCACCTGACCCGGTTGCTGGCCCGGTCGTGGGGAGAGCGGTCCTGGAGCCTCGGCTCGTGGGGCCCGGGGCCGTGGCGGCGTGGGCAGTCGGGAGGCTGA
- a CDS encoding calcium:proton antiporter, translated as MAAGVTRRTYLTNWTVSVPVIALVVLFLSWNRDLAGWMVGVVAVCLAGAVLAAVHHAEVIAARVGEPFGSLVLAVAVTFIEVALIVTLMISGTPEKTATLARDTVFSAVMITCNGIVGLCLLVGALRRRVAVFNPEGTGGALATVATLATLSLVFPTFTTSEPGPEFSPAQLTFAAVASLGLYGLFVAVQTVRHRDYFLPITTSGDVVDAEEHADPPSTRAALISLSLLVVALIAVVGNAKSVSPTIERGVAAVGFPPTVVGVVIALLVLLPETLAAVRAALRDRVQTALNLSYGSAMASIGLTIPAIAVASIWLDGPLTLGLPATQLVLLALTVLVSILTVVPGRANPLQGGVHLSLLAAFVFLAVRP; from the coding sequence ATGGCAGCAGGAGTTACCAGACGCACATACCTGACAAACTGGACGGTCAGCGTACCCGTCATCGCGCTGGTCGTGCTTTTCCTCAGTTGGAACCGCGACCTCGCCGGTTGGATGGTCGGGGTGGTCGCCGTCTGCCTGGCCGGCGCCGTCCTCGCTGCCGTGCACCACGCCGAGGTCATCGCCGCTCGCGTCGGTGAGCCGTTCGGCTCCCTCGTGCTCGCCGTCGCCGTCACCTTCATCGAGGTCGCGCTGATCGTCACCCTGATGATCAGCGGTACGCCCGAGAAGACCGCCACCCTCGCCCGCGACACCGTGTTCTCAGCCGTGATGATCACCTGTAACGGGATCGTCGGCCTCTGCCTGCTGGTCGGGGCCCTGCGCCGCCGGGTCGCCGTGTTCAACCCCGAGGGCACCGGCGGCGCGCTCGCCACCGTCGCGACCCTGGCCACGCTCAGCCTGGTGTTCCCGACGTTCACCACCAGCGAGCCCGGCCCGGAGTTCTCCCCCGCCCAGCTCACCTTCGCCGCCGTCGCCTCGCTCGGCCTCTACGGCCTGTTCGTCGCGGTGCAGACCGTCCGGCACCGCGACTACTTCCTGCCGATCACCACCAGCGGCGACGTCGTCGACGCCGAGGAGCACGCCGACCCGCCGAGCACCCGGGCCGCGCTGATCAGCCTCAGCCTGCTCGTGGTGGCCCTGATCGCCGTCGTCGGCAACGCCAAGTCGGTGTCGCCGACGATCGAGCGCGGCGTCGCGGCGGTCGGCTTCCCGCCCACCGTGGTCGGCGTGGTGATCGCGCTGCTCGTGCTGCTGCCGGAGACGCTCGCCGCGGTCCGGGCGGCCCTGCGCGACCGCGTGCAGACCGCCCTCAACCTCTCGTACGGGTCGGCGATGGCCAGCATCGGCCTGACCATCCCCGCGATCGCCGTCGCGTCGATCTGGCTGGACGGTCCGCTCACGCTCGGCCTGCCGGCGACCCAGCTCGTGCTGCTGGCCCTGACCGTGCTGGTCAGCATCCTGACCGTCGTGCCGGGGCGGGCGAATCCGCTGCAGGGCGGCGTGCACCTTTCTCTGCTGGCCGCGTTCGTGTTCCTCGCGGTGCGACCATGA
- a CDS encoding alpha/beta hydrolase-fold protein encodes MSGLSSAGTAQAEAAAGDERLERRQSRSRGKAVDFYTAVPAGHGDGKGLPVCIVLHGASRRPEDFADLGFGRALTRVVEKGAPPFVLAGADGGRRGWRPHEGDDPQRMAYEEIPNWCAERGFDISRLAVWGWSMGGAGALRLAQTFRGFVRATAAFSPAIAPGDDVFEGVGRLRNHPLGLWCGLDDRLLENVRAFQLALPLPPIAGGYDEGGHNMSYWRSEIPDAFRFIGSMLTRPKAPTPKAT; translated from the coding sequence GTGAGTGGGCTTTCCAGCGCCGGCACCGCCCAGGCCGAGGCCGCCGCCGGGGATGAGCGGCTCGAGCGCAGGCAGTCCAGATCCCGCGGCAAGGCCGTCGACTTCTACACCGCCGTCCCGGCCGGGCACGGCGACGGCAAGGGGCTGCCCGTCTGCATCGTGCTGCACGGGGCCTCGCGGCGGCCCGAGGACTTCGCCGACCTCGGGTTCGGGCGCGCGCTGACCCGGGTCGTCGAGAAAGGCGCGCCGCCGTTCGTGCTGGCGGGGGCCGACGGCGGGCGGCGCGGCTGGCGGCCGCACGAGGGCGACGATCCACAGCGGATGGCGTACGAGGAGATCCCGAACTGGTGTGCCGAACGCGGTTTCGACATCAGCCGGCTCGCGGTGTGGGGCTGGTCGATGGGTGGCGCCGGGGCGTTGCGGCTGGCGCAGACCTTCCGTGGGTTCGTCCGCGCGACCGCCGCCTTTTCCCCGGCCATCGCGCCCGGTGACGACGTCTTCGAAGGCGTCGGCCGGCTGCGCAACCACCCCCTCGGCCTCTGGTGCGGGCTCGACGACCGGCTCCTGGAAAACGTCCGCGCGTTCCAGCTGGCGCTACCCCTGCCCCCGATCGCCGGCGGCTACGACGAGGGCGGCCACAACATGAGCTACTGGCGGAGCGAGATCCCCGACGCCTTCCGGTTCATCGGGTCGATGCTGACGAGGCCGAAGGCGCCGACGCCGAAGGCAACGTGA
- a CDS encoding restriction endonuclease, with protein sequence MYRDGWLTRSGGDGGVDFVGRLDVGTTGSNTPLVVLGQAKCVSSKTSIGADQVARVVARLRRGWIGVYVTTGVFSRQAQIEIIDDQYPLVLVNGRELVEQVVQLAATDHGTDIDALLSRITDEYEGAVTHRRPEEILFA encoded by the coding sequence GTGTACCGCGACGGCTGGCTTACCCGGTCCGGTGGGGACGGCGGAGTTGATTTTGTAGGTCGCCTTGACGTCGGGACGACTGGCAGCAACACTCCCTTGGTCGTGCTTGGGCAAGCGAAATGTGTGTCTTCCAAGACTTCGATCGGCGCTGATCAGGTTGCTCGCGTGGTGGCGCGGCTGCGTCGCGGGTGGATCGGCGTCTACGTGACGACCGGCGTCTTCTCCAGGCAGGCCCAGATCGAGATCATCGATGATCAGTATCCGTTGGTGCTTGTCAACGGCCGCGAGCTGGTGGAACAGGTGGTTCAGCTCGCGGCGACCGACCACGGCACCGACATCGACGCATTGCTCAGCCGCATCACCGACGAGTATGAAGGTGCGGTGACCCACCGCCGGCCTGAGGAGATCCTGTTCGCCTAG
- a CDS encoding S8 family peptidase — MLGIPRAGRRRSAAALVAAATLSAFTLTSAHAQAAPPVAAAAAGAPTQTYLVQTTDAPAATYNGGVAGLAPTRAAAGGKLDATDKSVKAYRQHLAQAKNRVLDRAGVSASKVKFDYTLVFAGFSAELTAAEAERLKRTPGVAHVWKNEIVHAETFTTPEFVGLDGRDGAWRKQFGSPERAGEGMIIGVIDSGFWPENPSFGPLPTPRRDQATIDAKWNGSCDPGIERPVSCNNKVIGARWYASNNISKANPGEFDSPRDYYGHGSHTASTAGGNHNVTATINGAVAGVISGMAPAARLSIYKVLYANAAGTQSVGNSVDIVKAIDQAVADGVDVINYSIGDNNDSFGAVELSFLNAANAGVFVAASAGNSGPGASTVDNGMPWTTTVAAGTHDRSATKTLTLGNGEVFDGVGTGPTAVTAPVVDARASGLPGTAELAAAQCISTPPTLDPAKVTGKIVLCERGNNNRVDKSLAVKNAGGVGMILFNPTQNTLNADYHAVPSIHVDQNAGAAVKAYLAAGGTPTATISAASNAKVRAPVVATFSSRGPGTSSGGDLLKPDIMAPGVDVVAATGPDSHNGNLWDTNSGTSMASPHIAGIGALIKAKHPNWSPMMVKSALMTTAGVRDNEGQPIQDEADSSDANPLEMGAGQVAAKKAFDPGLVYDSGLTQWLQYSCGIGVHLTSGGQDVCPSVGTVDPSDFNSPSLAVGDLAGKQTLTRTVTNVSKLPALYLPTVQAPAGFKVDVSPKIIALLPGKKQTFKVTITRTTAAFGEWSFGSLRWRDLLGHDVRSAIAVRPVPVAAPLEESGTGVSGQVTLPVTAGYSGTLEAAGHGLVAAKVDQWNLTPNPATAFNVNAPATASDTVSVTVDVPAGTKVARFATFDADYPAGTDIDVFVYQQGANGALTLAGQSASGTSEESVTVTEPGTYVVFVDLFAAPSAVDVKLDSWVVPSGNAGNLTVTPPSQPVTVGGAATVTASWSGLSAGQRYLGVVEYTDGTTILGTTNLLVVA; from the coding sequence ATGTTGGGCATCCCTCGTGCCGGGCGGCGTCGCTCGGCGGCTGCGCTGGTCGCTGCGGCGACCCTGTCCGCCTTCACCTTGACCAGCGCGCACGCGCAGGCCGCACCACCCGTGGCGGCCGCGGCGGCGGGCGCGCCGACGCAGACCTATCTCGTGCAGACCACCGACGCGCCGGCCGCCACCTACAACGGTGGTGTGGCGGGCCTGGCGCCCACCCGCGCCGCGGCCGGTGGCAAGCTCGACGCCACCGACAAGAGCGTGAAGGCGTACCGCCAGCATCTGGCGCAGGCCAAGAACCGCGTGCTCGACCGGGCCGGGGTGAGTGCCAGCAAGGTCAAGTTCGACTACACGCTGGTGTTCGCCGGGTTCTCCGCCGAGCTGACCGCGGCCGAGGCCGAGCGGCTCAAGCGGACGCCGGGGGTGGCCCACGTCTGGAAGAACGAGATCGTGCACGCCGAGACGTTCACGACGCCCGAGTTCGTCGGGCTCGACGGGCGTGACGGGGCCTGGCGCAAGCAGTTCGGGAGTCCCGAGCGGGCCGGCGAGGGCATGATCATCGGCGTCATCGACTCCGGCTTCTGGCCCGAGAACCCGAGCTTCGGGCCGCTGCCGACGCCGCGCCGCGACCAGGCGACGATCGACGCCAAGTGGAACGGCAGCTGTGACCCGGGCATCGAGCGGCCGGTGTCCTGCAACAACAAGGTCATCGGCGCCCGGTGGTACGCGTCCAACAACATCTCCAAGGCCAACCCGGGTGAGTTCGACTCGCCGCGGGACTACTACGGCCACGGCTCGCACACCGCCAGCACCGCCGGCGGCAACCACAACGTGACCGCGACCATCAACGGCGCCGTCGCCGGTGTCATCTCCGGCATGGCCCCGGCCGCCCGGCTCTCGATCTACAAGGTGTTGTACGCGAACGCGGCCGGCACCCAGTCCGTCGGCAACAGCGTCGACATCGTCAAGGCGATCGACCAGGCCGTGGCCGACGGCGTCGACGTGATCAACTACTCGATCGGCGACAACAACGACAGCTTCGGCGCCGTCGAGCTCAGCTTCCTCAACGCCGCCAACGCCGGTGTGTTCGTCGCGGCGTCGGCCGGCAACAGCGGGCCCGGCGCGTCCACTGTCGACAACGGCATGCCGTGGACGACGACCGTCGCGGCCGGCACCCACGACCGCTCGGCCACCAAGACCCTGACGCTGGGCAACGGCGAGGTCTTCGACGGCGTCGGCACCGGTCCCACCGCGGTGACCGCCCCGGTCGTCGACGCCCGCGCCAGCGGCCTGCCCGGCACCGCCGAACTCGCGGCGGCGCAGTGCATCAGCACCCCGCCCACGCTCGACCCGGCCAAGGTGACCGGCAAGATCGTGCTCTGCGAGCGCGGCAACAACAACCGCGTCGACAAGAGCCTCGCCGTCAAGAACGCCGGCGGCGTCGGCATGATCCTGTTCAACCCGACGCAAAACACGCTCAACGCGGACTACCACGCGGTGCCGTCGATCCACGTCGACCAGAACGCGGGCGCGGCCGTCAAGGCGTACCTCGCCGCCGGTGGCACCCCCACCGCCACCATCTCCGCGGCCAGCAACGCGAAGGTCCGCGCCCCCGTGGTCGCCACCTTCTCCAGTCGTGGCCCCGGCACCTCCAGCGGCGGTGACCTGCTCAAGCCCGACATCATGGCGCCGGGCGTCGACGTGGTCGCCGCGACCGGACCCGACAGCCACAACGGCAACCTGTGGGACACCAACAGCGGCACCTCGATGGCCAGCCCGCACATCGCCGGCATCGGCGCGCTGATCAAGGCCAAGCACCCGAACTGGTCGCCGATGATGGTCAAGTCGGCGCTGATGACCACGGCCGGCGTGCGCGACAACGAGGGCCAGCCGATCCAGGACGAGGCCGACAGCAGCGACGCCAACCCGCTGGAGATGGGCGCGGGCCAGGTCGCCGCCAAGAAGGCGTTCGACCCCGGCCTGGTGTACGACTCGGGGCTGACCCAGTGGCTGCAGTACTCGTGCGGCATCGGCGTGCACCTCACCTCGGGCGGCCAGGACGTCTGCCCGAGCGTCGGCACCGTCGACCCGAGCGACTTCAACAGCCCGTCGCTGGCCGTGGGCGACCTGGCCGGCAAGCAGACCCTGACCCGCACGGTGACCAACGTCAGCAAGCTGCCGGCCCTCTACCTGCCGACCGTGCAGGCGCCGGCGGGCTTCAAGGTGGACGTCTCGCCGAAGATCATCGCGCTGCTGCCGGGCAAGAAGCAGACGTTCAAGGTGACGATCACGCGTACGACCGCCGCCTTCGGTGAATGGTCCTTCGGCTCGCTGCGCTGGCGCGACCTGCTCGGCCACGACGTGCGCAGCGCCATCGCGGTCCGGCCGGTGCCGGTCGCGGCGCCGCTGGAGGAGAGTGGGACCGGCGTCTCCGGCCAGGTCACGCTGCCGGTGACGGCGGGCTACTCCGGCACGCTCGAGGCGGCCGGCCACGGCCTGGTCGCCGCGAAGGTCGACCAGTGGAACCTGACGCCGAACCCGGCGACGGCGTTCAACGTCAACGCGCCGGCGACGGCGAGCGACACCGTCTCGGTGACGGTCGACGTGCCGGCCGGCACCAAGGTCGCCCGGTTCGCGACGTTCGACGCGGACTACCCAGCCGGGACCGACATCGACGTGTTCGTCTACCAGCAGGGTGCCAACGGCGCCCTGACGCTGGCCGGGCAGAGCGCGAGCGGCACGTCGGAGGAGTCGGTGACGGTCACCGAGCCCGGCACGTACGTCGTCTTCGTCGACCTCTTCGCCGCACCCAGCGCCGTCGACGTCAAGCTCGACAGCTGGGTCGTCCCGTCCGGCAACGCCGGCAACCTGACCGTCACCCCGCCCAGCCAGCCGGTCACGGTCGGCGGCGCGGCCACGGTCACGGCGTCGTGGAGCGGCCTGTCCGCGGGGCAGCGCTACCTCGGCGTCGTCGAGTACACCGACGGCACCACCATCTTGGGGACCACCAATCTCCTAGTAGTGGCGTAG
- a CDS encoding GNAT family N-acetyltransferase, with the protein MALDISIARDADDAFVNRVAELVNQVYADAEKGIWQPGALRTSVAEMESVVRAGELAVARLDGELVGAVRLQRLDSGEGEFGMLVADPAHRGLGIGRALVAFAEDWARDRGLPTMQLELLVPRGWTHPVKEFLRDWYTRLGYRAVRSDPFEEAHPALQPLLATGCDFVVYHKPLR; encoded by the coding sequence ATGGCGCTGGACATCTCGATCGCTCGCGACGCCGACGACGCGTTCGTCAACCGCGTTGCCGAGTTGGTCAATCAGGTTTACGCCGATGCCGAGAAAGGGATCTGGCAGCCCGGTGCGCTGCGCACCAGCGTCGCCGAGATGGAGTCGGTGGTGCGGGCCGGCGAGCTGGCCGTCGCCCGGCTCGACGGCGAGCTGGTCGGCGCGGTGCGGCTGCAGCGGCTCGACAGCGGCGAGGGCGAGTTCGGGATGCTGGTCGCCGACCCGGCGCACCGGGGTCTCGGGATCGGGCGGGCCCTGGTCGCCTTCGCCGAGGACTGGGCCCGCGACCGCGGCCTGCCCACCATGCAGCTCGAGCTGCTCGTGCCGCGCGGCTGGACCCACCCGGTCAAGGAGTTCCTGCGCGACTGGTACACCCGGCTCGGCTACCGCGCGGTCCGCAGCGACCCGTTCGAGGAGGCGCACCCGGCGCTCCAGCCGCTCCTCGCCACCGGCTGCGACTTCGTCGTCTACCACAAACCGCTGCGTTGA
- a CDS encoding EAL domain-containing protein, with product MGAQPSPDDVFEAILRDRSIYPVFQPVVSIADGSVVGFEALARGPRGQFESAPALFAAAARLGRSPDLDWLCAGVAAERFLEANLGDAALFINMDPFTLRGPFRQRLLDVLADLMQRRQVVIEITERAVTQDPPALMDAVIQARRLSARVALDDVGIEPSSLAAMPLVNPDIIKIDRTVVQAHSPTWAVSHVVNAVLHEAARSGAQILAEGIEDEHHLQIARSLGATLAQGYHFGVPGPLPTSVPTTSVELVRVTPRMVPEATPFEMLSQTDPTNPITEALLTAMTGHIENQALHTDDSAILVVNLADARNLDDEARLRYGYITTRGVEVYVLGRDVPVAPAGRVRGVPLAADDPLAHERSVLFIGSHYASGVFARESDGGFEAGVCYDRERIVAATLPLVRRLRTG from the coding sequence ATGGGTGCGCAGCCGTCACCGGACGACGTGTTCGAGGCGATCCTCCGGGACCGCTCCATCTATCCGGTTTTCCAGCCCGTCGTCTCGATCGCCGACGGGAGTGTGGTCGGCTTCGAGGCGTTGGCGCGGGGTCCGCGCGGCCAGTTCGAGTCGGCGCCGGCCCTGTTCGCCGCCGCGGCCCGGTTGGGCCGCTCACCGGACCTCGACTGGTTGTGCGCGGGCGTGGCGGCCGAGCGTTTCCTGGAGGCGAACCTCGGCGACGCCGCGCTGTTCATCAACATGGATCCGTTCACCCTGCGCGGTCCGTTCCGGCAGCGCCTGCTGGACGTGCTGGCGGACCTCATGCAACGGCGTCAGGTGGTCATCGAGATCACGGAGCGGGCGGTGACCCAGGACCCGCCGGCGCTGATGGACGCCGTGATCCAGGCCCGCAGGCTGTCGGCCCGGGTGGCGCTCGACGACGTCGGCATCGAACCGTCGAGCCTGGCTGCGATGCCGTTGGTCAACCCCGACATCATCAAGATCGATCGTACGGTGGTGCAGGCCCACTCCCCGACGTGGGCGGTGTCCCATGTGGTCAATGCCGTCCTGCACGAGGCCGCCCGCAGCGGCGCGCAGATCCTCGCCGAGGGCATCGAGGACGAGCACCACCTCCAGATCGCCCGCTCCCTCGGCGCGACGCTGGCCCAGGGCTACCACTTCGGTGTGCCGGGACCGCTGCCCACGTCGGTGCCGACCACGTCCGTCGAGCTGGTCCGGGTCACGCCGCGGATGGTGCCCGAGGCGACGCCGTTCGAGATGCTCTCCCAGACGGACCCGACCAACCCGATAACCGAGGCGCTGCTCACGGCGATGACGGGCCACATCGAGAACCAGGCGCTGCACACCGACGACTCGGCCATCCTCGTCGTCAACCTGGCGGACGCCCGCAACCTCGACGACGAGGCCCGGCTGCGGTACGGCTACATCACCACCCGCGGCGTCGAGGTCTACGTGCTCGGCCGCGACGTGCCGGTGGCCCCGGCGGGCCGGGTCCGCGGCGTACCACTGGCGGCGGACGACCCGCTGGCGCACGAACGCTCGGTGCTCTTCATCGGCAGCCACTACGCGAGCGGGGTCTTCGCCCGCGAGTCCGACGGCGGCTTCGAAGCGGGCGTCTGCTATGACCGCGAACGCATCGTGGCGGCCACCCTCCCCCTGGTCCGCCGCCTCCGCACCGGCTAG